The following DNA comes from Megachile rotundata isolate GNS110a chromosome 9, iyMegRotu1, whole genome shotgun sequence.
GAATTTCAGCGATAAATTTTGCCAAAATCGAATAGAAATCTCGATGACAATTTAAAAAGCtaatatttttcattcgaaTCGTTAATACCAATTGTGTTTCGACAATGAGCATAAACACCGCGTTTAACTCGTTCCTCGTGACAACTCGATTAATATCTTTATCAAAAATTCCCTCTATTCCGTACCGAAGTTAATAATCCCTCAGTCAGGTATTTCGTGTGTTTGTTATCAACTTGATAAACGACTAACCTTGTTTCTGCATTCAGCGAAACGTAATCAAGGCTAATTGTTCGAGAGACCGGGGAACAGTGAGGAACAGTTCTCGTAAATACGCTCTCAAAATTACCGATTGGAAATTCCATTTGTGTTCAAGAGCTActtttataattcaattttccaTCACCGGTTCCCGGGGCTGCATTTAAATTGGAAGAAACGAGTTGCTGGCGACGAATGCTTAATGCTTCTGATATCATTTTTGTTATGCgatcaaatttcattttctattttattttttatctcccATTTTTCTCGTTAATTAAATTATCAGAGAGATttgttgattataaaataatgtgAAGCTAAGAAGATTTACTTTTGGTGTTataccctttgcgctcgagaggtgactctccgtcgccattttgtttaatacaataatttgaaatgagcATTTAACTGAGATTATAATATGACGCGTGTGATAACACAGTGTAACAAACTGTGTTCTAGCAATAATTTccacaattaaaataattatataacctcaaaagaattcgtTTAACATTTCCAGTAATAAATTGTGAAGTTGCTATTACCTTCGAgtaaaattaccttcgagtgcaaagggataATAGTTATAAATAAGTCGGTTATTGTCAAACAAGTTGGTTTATAATTTCACTAGacgctaaaataaataaaagggaaataaacaataaaaacaaGGCAATTTAAAGCTAGTTTGCCACTTAGATCCTGGGATCAATTACTAAAGAAACTATTTCAAAGTTGTTTTATCAATTCGCTAGACCTTGAGGTCAAGAAAGAGGACGAAACAATAAAAACAAGTCAATTAAAAATGGATTATTAGTCCAttagacaaataaataaattaaaagttgtGACAACGACCTCCACCAGACCCAAACGAAAAGAATGAATAAAAACTCACCCAGCAGCGGGTCGTCCTTGTAAGCATCCCCGAAGAATCGGAACATTCTTCTCACATCgagtataatttacaatttatattgtCCACTCCGTAGCAATCACACTTGTTTCCATCTCGCTCGCTCTTTCTCCGTCTTTCACAGGCATTCTCaatctctccctctctctcacTCGCTCACGGAACTAAAGACACACGCGATTACACTGAGAACTTCAGATTCACCAATTCATTAGCTAACAGGCTCCCTTCTTGCTTAACGTGCAGTTTCGCATGATCAGGTCCAGTTCTCCCGTTCGACTTCATCACCGAGAGTTACAAAGTCAAGGTTAGACCTTACAATTCCTCGAATAATTCCACTTAGTGCGCCGAAAAATCCGTACACGAGGAAGCCTTCCTGTCCGGGCTTCCTCCGCGCGTTGTTTTTTGGGTTCCTGAGATTATATCAATCCCCTCGTTTTACGGCGTCGAGCGTCGACTGCAGCGACCTCTGGCTGCTCTCCGATATCTCCCATCCCGTGGAACTTCACCGCCTTTCTATCCCGAACCCACGAAAGAAGAGTCGATGGCCCCCCGTGTCCCTTTACCGACAGGACTCGAAGGATTTCGGCTCGACGAGCTCCTCTCGATACTGCTAATCCTGAAGAACTCGAGCGAGCAAGCTAAGGGCTTTAGTCGGTGTCCGTTTCTACGGCAGCTTCGAACGTATCAAATACTTCCACGCGATTAACAATCAATAAAATCGTGGGCGAACATTCTTTCGAATGGCAGACGCTTATTCCTACGGATTCCCCTCCTGTTCTAGGATACACTGCAAAATATTCGCATCGGATTTCCTCTCTACTGTGGCTTCGAGCACCAAATTTTTTTAAGGCCATCGATTTGTGCACAGATTTCGATCATCTTTAATTTTAGCAGCCGGTTATCTATCGCGCTATACGGTATAACCGTTCGTTTTCTTCTCCGGACGAGATTCTAAGAAACCATAAGCACAGACTTTCTTCTCTGAATAATACTGTTTATTCTTCTTGCGACCGAATGCGTTCCCGGCGTCGTCGAAAATCATCTTAAAAACATCTCAAATCCATGGCATCACGTTCTTAACAACTGGATGTCTAATTCCTGATCCAAATCGACAGAGCTGATGCGCCCACTGCCAGCAGTAGCGCCGAGCTCGCGGATCATCCGGAGGAATAAATAAACTTCGTATGTGTGGAACATCTTCAGACAGAGATCTCCTGAATTTGAACACGTTTCTTGGCACTACCGGGTGTCCCGGGTTGTCGGAGAATCCCTGGACAGGACAGACCCACGTTGGGCGCCGGGGCCTTAGGCGGTGGCGGAGGGTCCGGGAGATTCTCGTCGTCGTTATCGTCGCTGCTGCTGTctccgtcgtcgtcgtcgtcgtccatCCTGGCGGTGGTCGCGTCGACGCATGGCGACGGTGTGCGTGTCCTCTGGACGCAAGGACTTCTACTGTACAACGGTGGCTCGAGTATCCTTTTACCTCCGCCGGGCGGTGGCGAGCACTGAAACTCTTGCAGCTGCAGTTCCAGCTCCTGGGCAAGTTTAGTCTTGTGAGCCGGTGGACTCGAAGAGGGCGAGTCCATCAGATTCAGCGACGACAGTCTCTGTTTACCGGAGGACATCTCGATTCCGGAGCAGCCAGCCTCCAGCAGTTCCTCCTTCTTCTTGTCCCCGAAAGCCGAAGACAATCCGCCAGCCGCGTTCGAGGCGTTCCTGTCCCTCTGATGATAGATCCCCGCGAAGATGAGGATGTTCAGCAGCAGCAGAAACACTCCGACGGCTATGGTGACCGTGAGGGCCGTGGTGTAGCTCTGGTAGTGACTCGACGCCAGCTTCCTGAGTAGGTTGTTGGGACCCGGGCCCAGGTTCGGGTGTTGCATCGTCCTCGACGTGGTCGCCATCGTGGTTGCAACTGTTGCGTTAGGGGTGCATTCGGTGGTCGATATCGCGCTCGATACTGACGACGGCTCGGTGGGCGAAGGCACCGGAAGTGGCGGTGCTGGAAGCGGAAGTGCCATGGTCTGCGGACGCACCGCACCTTCGTAAAGGCTCGGACTCTCCGCCAGGTGATGGTGACGCATGCTGATCTCGTAGCCGGGTCGATGTAGCTGCGGCAACAGATTCAACCACAGGGACATCTTGTGGCCCCTGTAATGTGACCGCATTTCCGTGCTACGACCAGCCTCCAGGTACAACTGATTTATTGAATCGTACGAATCCCAGAACGGCGGACTGCTCGGTAGCCCATCGGATCCCGATGTCAACGGGCTGACGCCGTTAGGATCCCTGAAACATCCCATGCAATGCCGACATAGAACGCTGTACACGACTCATTGAAACGATTTCGGGGGTGGACATTGCCCTCTCGATCGAACGAGGTGGGATTCGAGGTCGTATGTCTTTGTAGCTCGGTACTTTTGCTATTATACTTGGGAGCTGGGTGCGGTCATTCGCTATTGTGaacttatttgtatattttagatCTGCGACGAGTAAGCTGTTGGTTAGGTTGAGAATTTTTGTAGTCTTTTGTAACCTGTTTATGGAGAAAATCGTATCGCAACAATTATTGCAGTGTTTCTGACTTAAGTTCAATGAAATCATATACtagatattttgttatatagcCTTATTTTAATGGAGCAGCTTAATTTTTATTGCTATTAAAAAGTTGATAAATCTTCAGAAAGTGCATTAGCAAAAAATGATTGAGATGCTAAGAGATGTTATTGAGACACTCTTCAGaccttgaaaattgaaacacttgaaaaaatttaaagatgtacAAATTTGAACACAAAAATTTTTAGCAGAAATTTTCTAAGTACACTGTTACATATAAATTCGCCTGAATTCGTTCTTTATCGACTCAGACAATCTACAGTCTagtaattaaagtaaaattgCGGATTACAAGCATATTCGCAATTTCCGACAAAAGTCTCCTGTCCCCGTCCACTGCAAAACCGAGAAGTTCCGCTGACCGCAATTACCGACAGCTAACAAGAAACTGGTAGCGAATCATCGTAATTGTAAGTTGGATAGTTGAAAGTTCACGCTGACGGTACCACTGTTCTTGATCTCTATTATCGAAATCCCTGTACGATGTCTCAATTCCACAATTGTCGTTTGCACTTTTGCGCGGAAGAACACTTGCTACGTGAATCCCCATTGAACGATGAAGTCGATCAACTTTAAATTACGGGAATTAATGTGGATGGTCAGCGAGTCTACCGACTGATTGCTTCGACTTCGGGCTATTGGAAAAGCGAGATGTTCGTAATTTGAAAAGTTCTACCGGGAGAACTTGTTAAAGTTTCGCGATAGACTTACTGCAACGATGTTAATTAAGACTCTAACGTCTCCTTGCTACATCGATGGGAACGTTAGAGAGtcgttttacaaattaattaattgaggACAGGTGATTTCGAAAATCCGGAACTCGGAACTCTCGAAAGGCGGTATAAAATTACACGGATTAACCTTTTGGACTCGACTTTATTTTACGGAATTTTACTGTTCAAATTGAAATGGTAAACGAGTGTAGAGTGAGTCACTGCAGTGACGCCATGTCAACTGCGAGATTCACAAAACCCACTACAGTGGCGCGTCGAACcctaataatacaattttatcgtAATATTTCCCATGCtccacaataaataaaatatagattTAGCAAAAAAAGCTCGGAACCTTGGCAAACcttcatttaacaaattttcaaaaataacagtTTGGATAATAAAATGTAAGACCCTCATTTCTCTCGCAATTTTTGATCCGATTTCGAATTCCACGCACAAAGGAAAACttatcgaaaataaaaattacgaaaCGACGGAACACGGTCTAAGAAACTAATCATTTTAACAATCGGTTCCATTAATACGTTGGTTGTGATTTGTGGACGTCGAAATTGGTTTCAACGACGAGAAAGAAAAATCGATTAATCTAAACGTTTCCGAGTTAAATTGCTTTAATAAAACGGATGATGCTGACCCGAATGTTGGAAATTAAAGTGAACCATAGTGACAAATGAAATCAGAGCGGTTATCTTTGAATGTTATTACAGCAATTTTCTTTAACGATAATTGCGTTCGGGTTCCTTGCGATATTAACTATTCAGAACCTGAAATCTTCGGACAAACTTCTCATTTCGATTCAGATTAAAATTTGATGGACTTTCATTTTAGTTGCTGGATCGGTGCTAGCTTTATTTTTCGATTTAACGTTTTTAGGACGAATAATTTCAATGACTTGAATAACAAATTCGTGCGTTTTAGTATTTTTCTTCAGCAATTTTTTTGTTAggcaaatcgatcacttttcgaCCTGCGATTTTGATCTAATCAAAACattttgtagtccatgtgaaattagggggggtttaagtcatcattttgccagtttcgaatttattaaaaaatggcaagtcttcaaagtttgcaatttttacccACTTTTGCGAAAACAGGTTTTACttgcgaatttttttctcagaaactactcaaccgatttagctaaactctattttgttatattcatgaaggattggactattttaaaatattttttctaattccgtCAAATTGTTATAGAATTCCAAAAAATATAAACGAATTCATTTTTGTGTTTTATTCAATGAGGGATGTAGAGGgtttaaatttaagtttaaatttcattcaaatttaaatgaagCTTCCCCTCCATATTTTTATCATCATATTCTTTAAAGCTTCCCTTTATTTATCGTAGAATGACCCAAAGATAACATTTCGAATAAGAACCTTTCTCTTTACAAACAAGTCTAGCAAAGGATTTATTTCTAAACCCCTCCAATATACCCAAAGAAAATAGCAGTGCACCCTCATCGAATAGCCCGTAAAAATAGTAGGGAATCGAGTTTTAAACAGAGCATAGCCAAAGACTTACAACATTTCGAAAGTTGGCAAAGAAAGGGCTTTGAATGCAAAGGTCCGTTGAATAGCACGTTCAAAACGAGCTGCCACGAACCGGTAGGTAGATAGAGTTTGCAGGGCAAACCCAATCTCCAAGCGGAAGCCGTAGCAGTAAGTTGAACTGCAGGTTCCGGAACAAGGAAAACGCAATCCCGGTGACGGGGGTTAAAGCCGCGGGTAAAAAGCAGGACCAAGAACAAGCTAGAACAGAGAGACTCACCCGCGTCTCACAAAGTTCGCCAAGTAGTGGACCAGCAGTTTAGACAGGTTCTCATCGACCAGAGTGTAATTGGTCGGGGCGAACAAAACGGACACGACTTCTCCACGAAGGAGAGGTATCCCCAGGAGATAAGGGACCTCCTCGCCCCTCTGACTTGGTCGATCGCCAAGTTGGAAATGCAGGAAATAACCACGTCCCCCGGAGGCCGAGTGCAGCAGAGCCAGCCTTAAAAGAGGCGCGGCAACTTGACCATCCCCGAGGAGGGAAAGAAGACCCTCACAAATCGCTGATGGACTCTGTTCACCCCTTTCCCAATCCGTGTACTCGTTACGGAGGGTCGAGTAAATTTCGTGAAGGTGGTAACGATACGTGTTTCGTACGTAGGTGCGCAGGATGCGATCCCTCCGGGTCTCGTTCAGGCCGTTCtgtaattgaaagaaaatagaaatttagaaatttgaaattctcagGTTTCGGATGTAGAAGTGATTACGAGTTTAACGTTGCAGTAGTCGTGATAATAATAGTGCTGTTAGGGTGCTGTAGAATTGAAAGTGAATTGAGAGAAATTAGATTTTAGGGagtttctggaattttggaatttggaagggtggaagagggatttaggaatttggggatttagcaatttggcgATAgaggggtttgagagtttggaaatttggggatgtcaagatttgggatttgggagatttgggatttgggagatttgggatttgggagatttgggatttgggagatttgggatttgggagatttgggatttgggagatttgggatttgggagatttgggatttgggagatttgggatttgggagatttgggatttgggagatttgggatttgggagatttgggatttgggagatttgggatttgggagatttgggatttggggtgagtggaattttgggaatttgggatttggggtgagtggaattttgggaatttgggatttggggtgagtggaattttgggaatttgggatttggagtgagtggaatttggggaatttgggatttggggtgagtggaatttggggaatttgggatttggggtgagtggaatttgggagatttgggatgtgggagatttgggatttgggagatttgggattggggagatttgggatttgggagatttgggatttggggtgagtggaatttgggagatttgggatttggggtgagtggaatttggggaatttgggatttggggtgagtggaatttgggagatttgggatttgggagatttgggattggggggatttgggatttgggagatttaggatttggtgtaagtggaatttgggagatttgggatttggggtgagtggaatttgggagatttgggatttgagaaatttgggatttgaaaatttatcgatttggggatttagagatttggtctgCACCAAATGTAACAAAATCAAGAAACCTAAAGATTCACTGTTCGAACACATTTTGATCCACATAACGATGTCTACATAGCACATA
Coding sequences within:
- the LOC100876541 gene encoding neuroligin-1; the protein is MRTSSSSSPRKRKRKNLSPLYPIEGLPPLDNSFKRSFIFHDARVRHSTPVYQRCLWPETNGYERRGSLDIEVHLSGDVFGNGCGVCGDGSATSGGGEWNEGLEQRGDRSKKCLATIVVFLGLLCGHWCSVGAEALAGSQKYSTRTVRTRYGTLRGVEARSSTSVETYYGVPYATPPIGALRYMPPVTPTPWRDIKVADTMPPACPQKPPKPDPSQPRNKRAYLERLAPLLANQSEDCLYLNLYVPKPPRGSTPDLLPALLLIHGDSYSWGAGNSFDGTALAAYGRLIVVTINFRLGVLGFLKTGPKGSAQGNYGLMDLVAGLHWLHENLGAFGGDPDRLTLFGHGTGAALANFLAVSPMAKELVERVVLLGGSALSPWAIQRDPLMVKRRVADQTGCPSDVEADDIAPCLRLRNLEELLAVQLDPPRFTSGFAPFIDGAVMPQPVNQNFQPTASSSGLMPLVPGPGTEFANFADRDLLLGLTSEEAWVNLTDEDLMNGLNETRRDRILRTYVRNTYRYHLHEIYSTLRNEYTDWERGEQSPSAICEGLLSLLGDGQVAAPLLRLALLHSASGGRGYFLHFQLGDRPSQRGEEVPYLLGIPLLRGEVVSVLFAPTNYTLVDENLSKLLVHYLANFVRRGDPNGVSPLTSGSDGLPSSPPFWDSYDSINQLYLEAGRSTEMRSHYRGHKMSLWLNLLPQLHRPGYEISMRHHHLAESPSLYEGAVRPQTMALPLPAPPLPVPSPTEPSSVSSAISTTECTPNATVATTMATTSRTMQHPNLGPGPNNLLRKLASSHYQSYTTALTVTIAVGVFLLLLNILIFAGIYHQRDRNASNAAGGLSSAFGDKKKEELLEAGCSGIEMSSGKQRLSSLNLMDSPSSSPPAHKTKLAQELELQLQEFQCSPPPGGGKRILEPPLYSRSPCVQRTRTPSPCVDATTARMDDDDDDGDSSSDDNDDENLPDPPPPPKAPAPNVGLSCPGILRQPGTPGSAKKRVQIQEISV